A genomic stretch from Ketobacter sp. MCCC 1A13808 includes:
- a CDS encoding flagellar motor protein MotB, which produces MSDEECECAPCPKGLPAYLATFADLMSLLMCFFVLLLAFSEMDVLKYKQVAGSMRDAFGVQNEIKVKDIPKGTSIIAQEFSPGRPDPTPLNEVRQITAETMNVNLDVRSPGDSDSNKGDGKTEGGGADNSAEILERLIAMTQADAVKVAASLKNDIQSGDVEVETRNRYIVIRVKEKGSFPSGSATLRASFIPIMDRIRAAIKDVNGNNSVEGHTDDIPISTARFRSNWELSSARAVSVAHELLKTKDMDPHKFSVVGLADTKPLIDNSSEKNRSRNRRVEIVIEQGAEDEKYLSGEKPLPEDPEFNPDLLIQSGLENLEGFDMVISDDNDTSNPATEASQPLSPDHQPAGPDRTPGADFPAPFSPKPSSEEEFF; this is translated from the coding sequence ATGTCTGACGAAGAATGCGAATGCGCTCCCTGCCCGAAAGGGTTGCCCGCTTATCTGGCGACGTTTGCCGACTTGATGTCGTTGCTTATGTGTTTCTTTGTGCTGTTGTTAGCGTTCTCGGAGATGGACGTACTTAAGTACAAACAAGTGGCCGGCTCGATGCGCGACGCCTTTGGGGTGCAAAACGAAATCAAAGTGAAAGATATCCCGAAAGGGACTTCTATTATTGCGCAAGAATTCTCCCCGGGCCGGCCGGACCCGACGCCCCTCAACGAAGTCCGGCAGATCACTGCTGAAACCATGAACGTGAACCTGGATGTGCGTTCACCGGGTGATTCAGATTCCAATAAAGGCGATGGCAAGACGGAAGGCGGCGGCGCGGACAATAGTGCCGAAATCCTTGAGCGCCTGATTGCAATGACCCAGGCGGATGCGGTGAAGGTCGCTGCATCGCTCAAAAACGACATTCAAAGCGGTGACGTAGAAGTGGAAACCCGCAACCGTTATATCGTGATCCGGGTGAAAGAAAAGGGGTCATTTCCCAGTGGTTCAGCAACCTTGCGAGCCAGCTTTATTCCCATCATGGATCGCATTCGGGCTGCGATTAAAGATGTTAATGGCAATAATTCGGTGGAAGGGCACACCGACGATATTCCTATTTCAACGGCGCGTTTTCGTTCCAATTGGGAGTTGTCCTCGGCGCGTGCGGTGTCAGTAGCTCATGAGTTACTAAAAACAAAAGACATGGACCCACACAAATTTTCGGTAGTGGGGTTGGCCGATACCAAGCCTTTGATTGATAACAGCAGTGAGAAAAACCGATCCCGTAATCGCCGGGTCGAGATCGTCATCGAGCAAGGGGCAGAGGATGAAAAGTATCTGTCGGGTGAAAAGCCCCTGCCTGAGGACCCTGAGTTCAACCCGGATTTACTGATCCAGTCCGGTTTGGAAAACCTGGAGGGTTTCGATATGGTCATCAGCGATGATAACGACACCTCCAACCCGGCTACCGAAGCCTCGCAACCCCTATCCCCTGATCATCAGCCAGCTGGCCCGGATCGCACACCCGGTGCGGACTTCCCAGCCCCATTCAGTCCAAAGCCCAGTAGTGAAGAAGAGTTTTTCTAA
- the pomA gene encoding flagellar motor protein PomA translates to MDLATLIGLVGALVIVVMAMVTGGDVMVFVNLPSILIVVGGTFFAVMAKYSLGQFLGAIKIMNKSFKTKIASPEEIILEVVELADAARKGGLLALEGKEVSNEFLQKGIQLLVDGHDPEVVKSILSKDRQETASRHTLGKTIFVNIGDTAPAMGMIGTLVGLVQMLSAMDDPKAIGPSMAVALLTTLYGAMIANMWALPVADKVGLRAEEEGRVSAMIIDALLAIQAGQNPRVIQELLKTYLPAYKRVGEAEEQ, encoded by the coding sequence GTGGATTTAGCGACCCTTATAGGATTAGTTGGTGCACTGGTGATCGTTGTGATGGCGATGGTGACCGGTGGCGATGTCATGGTGTTTGTTAATCTGCCTTCCATTTTGATCGTGGTAGGCGGTACCTTTTTTGCTGTGATGGCAAAATATTCCCTGGGGCAGTTTTTAGGGGCCATCAAGATCATGAACAAATCCTTTAAAACCAAGATTGCCTCCCCGGAAGAAATCATTCTTGAAGTAGTGGAGCTGGCTGATGCTGCCCGTAAAGGCGGTTTACTGGCGCTGGAAGGCAAAGAAGTATCCAATGAGTTTTTGCAAAAAGGCATACAGTTGCTGGTGGACGGTCATGACCCGGAGGTCGTGAAAAGTATACTCAGTAAGGATCGCCAGGAAACCGCATCGCGCCATACATTGGGCAAAACGATTTTCGTAAATATTGGCGATACTGCCCCGGCTATGGGAATGATCGGAACGTTGGTTGGTTTGGTGCAAATGTTGTCTGCCATGGATGATCCCAAGGCCATTGGCCCCTCCATGGCAGTGGCACTGCTCACCACTTTATACGGGGCGATGATTGCCAATATGTGGGCTTTGCCGGTGGCCGATAAAGTCGGGCTGCGGGCAGAAGAAGAGGGACGGGTCAGTGCCATGATTATCGATGCCTTACTCGCGATTCAGGCCGGCCAAAATCCACGGGTGATACAGGAGTTACTGAAGACTTATTTGCCAGCTTACAAACGCGTAGGCGAAGCCGAGGAACAATGA
- a CDS encoding exodeoxyribonuclease VII small subunit, giving the protein MARKKTAIDFEQSLQSLELLVDSMESGEMTLEKSLEAFEQGIKLTKECQLALREAEQKVAILLSQNGEETVLPFEEDGENQ; this is encoded by the coding sequence ATGGCCAGAAAAAAAACAGCGATCGACTTCGAACAATCACTGCAATCCCTGGAGCTATTAGTGGACTCGATGGAAAGCGGTGAGATGACTTTGGAAAAGTCTCTGGAAGCATTTGAGCAAGGCATTAAGCTCACCAAAGAGTGTCAGCTGGCATTGCGCGAAGCTGAGCAAAAAGTAGCCATTCTGCTTTCCCAAAACGGAGAGGAAACCGTATTGCCATTCGAAGAAGATGGTGAAAATCAGTAA
- the ispA gene encoding (2E,6E)-farnesyl diphosphate synthase translates to MNTFALEPYLARCQERVNRRLDYWLTQQHPLAPRLLDAMRYATFNGGKRVRPVLAYAAAEAVGGQASQAEDVASALEMVHSYSLVHDDLPAMDNDDLRRGKPTCHIAFDEATAILAGDALQCLAFEVLTSSPSAIDDATRLRMIRTLSVASGTQGMAGGQALDLEAEGKSLTLEQLENIHLHKTGALIQASVKLGAMTFADTNPQQLKALDCYAGAIGLAFQVQDDILDVIGETEQLGKQKGSDEALAKATYPAILGLQPARDLAQELCAQANLALESFDHRADPLRALAHYIVSRSH, encoded by the coding sequence ATGAACACTTTTGCTCTGGAGCCTTATCTGGCCCGATGCCAGGAGCGCGTGAACCGACGCCTGGATTATTGGCTGACACAACAACACCCTCTCGCCCCCCGCCTGTTGGACGCCATGCGTTACGCCACATTTAACGGCGGCAAGCGGGTACGCCCGGTGTTGGCCTATGCGGCGGCGGAAGCCGTGGGCGGCCAAGCTTCCCAGGCAGAAGACGTGGCTAGCGCCCTGGAAATGGTTCATTCCTACTCTCTGGTACACGACGATCTGCCAGCAATGGATAATGACGACTTGCGCCGTGGTAAACCTACCTGTCATATTGCGTTTGATGAAGCCACCGCCATTCTGGCTGGCGACGCCCTGCAATGTTTAGCCTTTGAAGTGCTTACCAGCTCACCAAGCGCTATTGATGATGCGACCCGCTTGCGAATGATCCGCACCCTGTCCGTTGCCAGTGGCACTCAGGGAATGGCGGGCGGGCAGGCGCTGGATCTGGAAGCCGAAGGCAAAAGCCTGACGCTTGAACAACTGGAGAACATTCACTTGCATAAAACCGGCGCGCTGATCCAGGCCAGCGTCAAGTTGGGCGCCATGACTTTTGCCGATACCAATCCACAGCAACTGAAAGCACTGGACTGCTATGCGGGTGCCATCGGTCTCGCCTTCCAGGTGCAGGATGATATTCTCGACGTAATTGGGGAAACCGAACAACTGGGTAAACAAAAAGGGTCCGATGAGGCACTGGCAAAAGCCACCTATCCCGCGATTTTGGGGTTGCAACCAGCGCGGGACCTGGCCCAGGAATTATGCGCTCAAGCCAATCTGGCACTGGAATCGTTCGATCACCGAGCCGACCCTCTGCGGGCACTGGCCCACTACATCGTTTCCAGAAGTCACTAG
- the dxs gene encoding 1-deoxy-D-xylulose-5-phosphate synthase, producing MFKEIPLTRPTTPLLDLIESPAQLRAMEEELLPQLASELREYMMYCVGKTGGHFGAGLGVVELTVALHYVYNTPEDKLVWDVGHQTYPHKILTGRREQMHTLRLRGGLAGFPKRSESEYDTFGVGHSSTSIGAALGMALASQMSGKDNQTIAVIGDGALTAGMAFEALNHAAHCNANMLVILNDNEMSISENVGGLSNYLSRVWASRTYNALREGGKKALENMPSAMEFVRRTEEHMKGMVSPGTLFEEMGLNYIGPIDGHNIEKLVTYFNKLKEIPGPHLLHVITQKGRGFSPAEKDPIGYHALTKIEPKPALKTTAPAKPKLPKFSDIFGQWLCDMAQQDKRLVGITPAMREGSGMVEFSKRFPKQYHDVAIAEQHAVTLAAGLACGGQKPVVAIYSTFLQRAYDQLIHDVALQNLDVTFGIDRAGLVGEDGPTHAGAYDLSFLRCIPNMLIMAPSDENECRQMLYTGYQHPGPAAIRYPRGTGPGTTIEKAMTALPLGKARVLESGKEVAILAFGTLLHSCKPVAAELNATLVDMRFVKPLDEALILALAESYSLLVTVEENAVSGGAGSAVNELLAQNNVVLPVLNLGIPDYYIEHGKPTEMVQECQLDADGIAHSIRTRLQALKQKPLNKNVV from the coding sequence ATGTTCAAGGAAATACCGCTCACCCGCCCCACCACGCCGTTATTGGATTTAATTGAGTCCCCGGCTCAATTGCGCGCAATGGAAGAAGAACTGCTGCCGCAACTGGCCAGCGAATTGCGCGAGTACATGATGTATTGCGTAGGCAAGACCGGTGGTCACTTTGGGGCCGGTCTCGGTGTGGTGGAACTAACCGTTGCCTTGCACTACGTCTATAACACGCCGGAAGACAAACTGGTTTGGGACGTCGGCCATCAAACCTATCCCCATAAAATACTGACCGGGCGTCGCGAGCAAATGCATACCCTGCGTCTGCGCGGCGGGTTGGCCGGTTTCCCGAAACGCAGCGAGAGCGAATACGATACCTTTGGTGTGGGCCACTCCAGCACATCCATCGGCGCTGCATTGGGTATGGCTTTAGCCAGTCAGATGTCCGGCAAAGACAATCAAACCATTGCCGTCATCGGCGATGGCGCCCTCACCGCCGGAATGGCTTTCGAAGCCTTGAATCACGCCGCCCACTGCAACGCCAATATGTTAGTTATCCTGAACGATAACGAAATGTCGATTTCAGAAAATGTAGGAGGCTTATCAAATTATCTCTCCCGCGTTTGGGCCAGCCGCACCTATAACGCGTTACGTGAAGGCGGTAAAAAAGCGCTGGAAAATATGCCCAGTGCGATGGAATTTGTACGTCGCACCGAAGAACACATGAAAGGCATGGTGTCGCCGGGCACGTTATTTGAAGAAATGGGCCTCAATTACATCGGCCCCATCGATGGCCACAATATTGAAAAGCTGGTCACCTATTTCAACAAATTAAAGGAAATTCCCGGCCCCCACTTACTGCATGTCATAACACAAAAAGGCCGCGGCTTCTCTCCTGCCGAAAAAGACCCCATCGGCTACCATGCCCTAACTAAAATTGAACCCAAACCGGCACTCAAAACCACCGCTCCCGCGAAACCCAAACTACCTAAATTCAGCGATATATTCGGCCAATGGCTGTGCGATATGGCGCAACAGGATAAACGCTTGGTCGGTATTACGCCGGCCATGCGCGAAGGTTCCGGTATGGTGGAATTTTCCAAACGCTTTCCCAAACAATACCACGATGTGGCCATTGCAGAGCAGCACGCGGTCACGCTCGCTGCGGGATTAGCGTGTGGCGGACAAAAACCCGTGGTGGCGATCTATTCAACCTTTTTGCAACGTGCCTACGATCAATTAATTCACGATGTGGCATTGCAAAACCTCGACGTCACTTTTGGTATAGACCGCGCTGGCCTGGTGGGGGAAGACGGCCCCACCCATGCAGGTGCTTATGACCTCAGCTTTTTGCGCTGCATTCCCAATATGCTGATTATGGCGCCATCCGACGAAAACGAATGCCGACAAATGCTTTATACCGGCTATCAGCATCCCGGCCCCGCGGCCATCCGCTATCCCCGCGGCACCGGCCCCGGTACCACGATCGAAAAAGCCATGACCGCCCTACCCTTAGGCAAAGCACGGGTACTGGAAAGCGGCAAAGAAGTGGCAATCCTCGCCTTCGGCACTTTGCTGCACTCCTGCAAACCGGTGGCAGCGGAATTGAACGCCACACTGGTGGATATGCGCTTTGTAAAACCCCTCGATGAAGCGCTAATTCTGGCCTTGGCCGAGAGCTATTCTTTGTTGGTGACGGTGGAAGAAAATGCGGTTTCGGGCGGCGCAGGTTCGGCCGTCAATGAACTATTAGCGCAAAACAATGTGGTACTGCCCGTTTTGAATCTGGGTATACCGGATTACTATATAGAGCACGGAAAACCCACAGAGATGGTGCAAGAGTGTCAACTGGATGCGGACGGTATCGCCCATTCGATCCGGACCCGGCTGCAGGCCCTCAAGCAAAAACCGCTCAATAAAAACGTGGTATAG
- a CDS encoding RNA recognition motif domain-containing protein encodes MKILVRNLDRLTTEEEMKCLFQAFGAVQSCNLVIDPVSGSSKGFGFVEMPKPGEAKAAIKNLNNQTVGSNKIRVKKAE; translated from the coding sequence ATGAAAATATTAGTTCGAAACTTAGATCGCTTGACAACAGAAGAAGAGATGAAGTGTTTGTTTCAGGCGTTTGGAGCAGTGCAATCCTGCAATCTGGTTATTGATCCGGTGAGTGGCTCGTCCAAAGGATTCGGTTTTGTTGAGATGCCGAAGCCCGGCGAAGCCAAAGCCGCCATCAAGAACCTGAATAACCAAACTGTGGGTAGTAATAAGATCCGCGTTAAGAAAGCGGAATGA
- a CDS encoding PAS domain S-box protein: MAPGTTTLPPSQTAISTVALALVYFLLAIFSFAVSRSEEGVALLWLPNSIAIAWLFHRARYSLSQHVAAILTANIVANLAFSSTFLYAVGSSLANLIEIMIMLQLVRNMNVITDQLSVKDSLKILSTLGLVAAPLTVFTGATLAWLEDDVSWRQAVINWWLGDVIGACLLLLPALSFTRSARAKLFQAREMFTLLIIVGVLLVIALTVITYMPFPLVYLVMPLMVVAIMKGMLSSAVAANIVYLLLSAGVFWGWWDWSMFHEMDDLRGVWTACAAVVFAPVMMGIAIDEIKQRQAELIRLTERMSLASENIALGLWDWDLKRQSIYWDKRMRMLYSMKPDSDPLRVDQWRLRVHPDDLELAEDALVDSLEGKSDYNVMYRISNPEGGYRALHASGIVIRDASGEPTRMVGMNWDVTELASAQSAMRSAEAKLNSVVESASEFSIIATTTEGLIEVFSAGAELLLGYSKHEMVQRKTPVIFHDEDELVEVGKQLSLQHGKVVAGFDVLIFNARNGLLESREWTYIRKDGSRVPINLTVTPIRENAAIVGYLGIARNITQQKKNEFEIKAAHNVLEQQIRMAQQMRDEFESLFELAPGAMLVLDDMGIVIKANSRAHEQFGYSDTLMLGKGITTFIPDVQESELIVKKYHQALVSNNAGNAVLHGVRSDENQFLASVEFSPLLINGVLHTIVNVHDITRQKEVEQELELSRDLAESANRAKTGFLANMSHEIRTPLNAVLGAAQLLDYTSLDRQQYKYVGMITAAGQALLAVLNDVLDVSKIEAGKMELAHTPFELGDILEPLATIMSANAAKKELELVIAIDPQVPRHFIGDSVRIQQVLVNLTGNAIKFTQAGEVVVEINQCNRTERHIELELRVRDTGIGMSDEQKARLFSAFSQGDSSITRRFGGTGLGLTICQKLIEMMGGTIEMHSSEETGTEFVCTMQLEYVVPGTNQAGAKRDVFGQQQLERDQRQDASLRVMLVDGNYSSQNSIKRYFEHWCWQVEVVSDLNEAEAGLADQRRDAIDVLVFNQNVRGVDALDRFADKMPCVKLITTLAKEDFIHQQMNSGKLILLSKPVTASGLFEGITEARSRFNSDALPRAVYVEEQLRPKLSGARILLVEDNPLNQTIALGVLDQTDAKVDVVNNGEEAVQKIQAVKKPFDLVLMDVQMPVMDGFTATRIIREQLQLEIPIIAMTAGVLAFERQQCIESGMNDFIGKPINVDSMILTIAKYLPNQAKFYQPNYLELEQEAGREEPLPVEQERKENAVDNDEDIFDPENILKFVRGKPAREREVLAMIARIVDDGLKPLEDGRRLLAEGEADEASRYFHTLKGAIGNFGAKGVFRTAQELEEVIKARKSEQYDAKLDEFGAALKAMLSAASDWLKTYPASELIDSEE, encoded by the coding sequence ATGGCCCCCGGTACAACTACATTACCTCCTTCACAAACAGCGATCAGCACAGTCGCACTGGCTTTGGTTTATTTTCTGTTGGCGATATTCTCGTTTGCAGTTTCACGCAGTGAAGAGGGTGTAGCATTACTGTGGTTACCTAATTCCATTGCCATTGCCTGGCTGTTTCATCGCGCCCGATATAGTTTAAGTCAGCATGTTGCCGCCATTCTGACGGCGAATATCGTCGCCAATCTCGCGTTTTCCAGCACTTTCCTTTATGCGGTTGGTAGCAGTTTGGCGAATTTGATAGAGATCATGATCATGCTGCAATTAGTGCGCAACATGAACGTGATCACTGATCAGCTTTCAGTGAAGGATTCACTGAAAATTCTGTCTACGTTGGGATTGGTTGCAGCGCCCCTAACGGTTTTTACCGGGGCTACCCTGGCCTGGCTTGAAGACGACGTGTCGTGGCGGCAAGCGGTTATTAACTGGTGGTTGGGGGATGTGATCGGAGCCTGTTTGTTACTGTTGCCCGCCCTGAGTTTTACTCGATCTGCCCGGGCTAAGTTATTTCAGGCCAGAGAAATGTTTACCTTGTTGATCATTGTCGGTGTCCTGTTGGTGATAGCATTGACTGTCATAACCTATATGCCATTTCCGTTGGTTTATCTGGTGATGCCGCTGATGGTGGTCGCCATTATGAAAGGCATGCTGAGTTCTGCTGTAGCCGCCAATATTGTGTATCTACTGTTAAGCGCCGGTGTCTTTTGGGGCTGGTGGGACTGGAGTATGTTTCACGAAATGGATGACCTGCGTGGTGTCTGGACTGCCTGCGCTGCAGTGGTCTTCGCGCCCGTGATGATGGGTATTGCCATTGATGAAATCAAACAGCGTCAGGCTGAATTGATCCGCTTGACCGAGCGTATGTCGCTGGCCTCTGAAAACATCGCTTTAGGCTTGTGGGACTGGGATTTAAAGCGGCAATCGATTTACTGGGATAAGCGGATGCGCATGCTCTATAGCATGAAGCCGGATTCCGATCCGCTGCGGGTTGATCAATGGCGGCTCCGAGTGCATCCGGACGATCTGGAACTGGCTGAAGACGCGTTGGTGGATTCCCTGGAGGGCAAGTCGGATTACAACGTTATGTATCGTATCAGCAACCCCGAGGGTGGCTACCGAGCCTTGCATGCATCGGGGATTGTGATACGTGATGCTTCCGGCGAACCCACGCGCATGGTCGGAATGAATTGGGATGTTACTGAGTTGGCGAGTGCTCAATCTGCGATGCGGTCGGCAGAAGCCAAACTGAATTCGGTTGTGGAATCCGCCAGCGAATTTTCCATTATTGCCACCACTACCGAAGGTTTGATTGAAGTATTCAGCGCCGGAGCCGAATTATTGCTGGGTTACAGTAAGCATGAGATGGTACAGCGTAAAACCCCGGTTATATTCCACGACGAAGACGAATTAGTGGAAGTAGGAAAGCAGCTAAGCCTGCAGCATGGCAAGGTGGTCGCCGGTTTCGATGTGTTAATATTCAATGCCCGCAATGGTCTCCTTGAATCCCGTGAATGGACATACATCCGTAAGGATGGTAGCCGTGTACCGATTAATTTGACGGTGACGCCGATCCGGGAAAACGCCGCCATAGTCGGTTATCTGGGTATAGCGAGAAATATCACACAACAGAAGAAAAACGAGTTTGAAATCAAAGCCGCTCACAACGTTCTTGAGCAGCAGATTCGCATGGCACAACAAATGCGGGACGAGTTCGAATCGCTGTTTGAGCTGGCTCCCGGTGCGATGCTGGTGCTGGATGATATGGGAATCGTGATTAAAGCCAATAGCCGGGCTCACGAGCAATTCGGCTATTCCGATACGCTTATGCTCGGTAAAGGTATCACTACCTTCATCCCCGACGTGCAAGAATCAGAGTTAATTGTTAAAAAGTATCACCAGGCGTTGGTCAGCAATAATGCTGGCAATGCGGTATTACACGGAGTGCGCAGTGATGAAAACCAGTTTCTGGCATCCGTTGAATTCAGTCCGCTACTGATCAATGGCGTTCTGCATACTATCGTAAATGTTCATGACATCACGCGGCAAAAAGAAGTGGAACAGGAGCTGGAGTTGTCGCGGGATCTGGCAGAGAGCGCTAATCGCGCCAAGACCGGCTTTCTCGCCAATATGAGCCATGAGATCCGTACTCCGCTTAATGCGGTGTTGGGTGCGGCGCAACTGCTGGATTATACCTCTTTGGACCGCCAGCAATACAAATACGTGGGTATGATCACGGCGGCGGGCCAGGCCTTGCTGGCGGTACTGAATGATGTGCTTGATGTTTCAAAAATCGAAGCCGGGAAAATGGAATTGGCGCATACGCCTTTCGAATTGGGGGATATTCTGGAACCGTTGGCTACGATAATGTCTGCCAATGCCGCCAAAAAAGAGCTGGAGCTGGTTATTGCCATTGATCCGCAAGTACCGCGTCATTTCATTGGCGACTCTGTCCGGATACAGCAGGTGTTGGTTAACTTGACTGGAAATGCCATTAAGTTCACGCAGGCAGGCGAAGTGGTGGTCGAGATCAATCAGTGTAACCGTACCGAGCGTCACATTGAGCTGGAATTGCGGGTGCGCGATACCGGGATAGGAATGTCGGATGAGCAAAAAGCTCGATTGTTCAGTGCATTTTCTCAGGGCGACAGCTCCATTACCCGGCGTTTTGGCGGTACCGGCCTGGGTCTTACGATCTGCCAGAAACTGATTGAAATGATGGGTGGCACCATTGAGATGCACAGTAGCGAAGAGACCGGCACCGAGTTTGTTTGCACCATGCAGCTTGAGTATGTAGTGCCGGGCACGAACCAAGCCGGGGCTAAGCGAGATGTCTTCGGTCAGCAACAGCTGGAAAGAGATCAGCGTCAGGACGCGTCATTGCGCGTGATGTTGGTGGATGGCAATTACAGCTCGCAAAACAGTATAAAACGTTATTTTGAACACTGGTGTTGGCAGGTTGAAGTCGTTTCCGACTTGAATGAGGCCGAGGCGGGTCTGGCAGACCAACGCCGTGACGCGATAGATGTGCTGGTATTCAATCAGAATGTGCGGGGTGTGGACGCGCTGGATCGTTTCGCGGATAAAATGCCTTGTGTCAAATTGATAACAACGCTAGCGAAAGAAGACTTTATCCATCAGCAGATGAATTCCGGAAAATTGATTTTATTGTCCAAGCCGGTGACCGCATCCGGTTTGTTTGAAGGTATTACCGAAGCCCGATCCCGTTTTAATAGTGACGCATTGCCCCGCGCTGTCTATGTAGAGGAACAGTTACGTCCCAAACTCAGCGGGGCGCGTATATTGTTGGTGGAAGATAATCCGCTTAACCAGACCATCGCGTTGGGCGTGCTGGACCAAACGGACGCAAAAGTCGATGTGGTGAATAATGGCGAAGAAGCGGTACAGAAAATTCAGGCGGTCAAAAAGCCATTTGATTTGGTATTAATGGATGTACAGATGCCGGTGATGGATGGTTTCACTGCCACCCGAATTATTCGTGAGCAGCTTCAACTTGAAATACCGATCATTGCAATGACAGCGGGTGTATTGGCATTTGAACGTCAGCAATGCATCGAATCCGGCATGAATGATTTTATCGGTAAACCGATCAATGTTGACTCTATGATTCTAACCATCGCCAAATATTTGCCGAACCAAGCAAAGTTTTATCAGCCTAACTACCTGGAGTTGGAGCAGGAGGCTGGCCGCGAGGAACCACTGCCAGTGGAACAAGAGCGTAAAGAGAATGCTGTGGACAATGATGAAGATATTTTTGATCCGGAAAATATTTTGAAATTCGTGCGTGGAAAACCCGCCCGGGAACGGGAAGTGCTGGCAATGATTGCACGTATCGTTGATGATGGTTTGAAACCGCTGGAAGACGGTCGCCGGTTGTTGGCGGAGGGTGAGGCCGACGAAGCCAGCCGTTACTTCCATACGCTTAAAGGTGCCATCGGAAACTTTGGTGCTAAAGGCGTGTTTCGTACGGCACAAGAGTTGGAAGAGGTAATAAAAGCCAGGAAAAGCGAGCAATACGACGCGAAACTGGATGAGTTCGGTGCAGCATTAAAAGCCATGTTATCTGCTGCTTCCGATTGGTTGAAGACATACCCCGCCTCGGAACTCATCGATTCAGAGGAGTAA